One Antiquaquibacter oligotrophicus genomic region harbors:
- the cpaB gene encoding Flp pilus assembly protein CpaB, which yields MRTRIIALVVAIALAIAGGVLLVNYVRGADQRASEGAELTPVLVVTDTVPQGTLASELELFVEQREVPAAFRAEGAFTSVDELAEVADLVTTAALVSGEQLVRERFASPESLVESGGSVQIPEGLQEVTVSLEAPRILGGRIAAGDSVGVYVSVESDGANPRQTRPLLEQVLVTAVSGGQAVSADGTISAGNTVTVTLAVSEVDAQAIIYAREYAQLWFTKQNEETTPSTNTPFTLQELLT from the coding sequence ATGAGAACACGAATTATTGCCCTGGTCGTCGCCATCGCCCTCGCCATCGCCGGCGGGGTGTTGCTTGTGAACTACGTGAGGGGTGCCGATCAGCGGGCATCCGAGGGCGCGGAACTCACACCGGTGCTTGTGGTTACCGACACGGTGCCGCAGGGCACGCTCGCCAGTGAGCTCGAGCTTTTTGTGGAGCAGCGCGAGGTTCCTGCGGCCTTCCGGGCGGAGGGCGCCTTCACTAGTGTCGATGAGCTCGCCGAGGTCGCCGACCTCGTGACGACGGCGGCGCTCGTGAGCGGTGAGCAGCTCGTTCGCGAACGCTTTGCCTCACCCGAATCGCTCGTCGAGAGTGGCGGCTCCGTGCAGATTCCGGAGGGTTTGCAGGAGGTCACGGTCTCGCTGGAGGCCCCGCGCATCCTCGGTGGGCGTATCGCCGCAGGCGACTCGGTCGGCGTGTATGTGAGCGTCGAGAGTGACGGCGCCAACCCACGCCAGACGCGACCGCTGCTCGAGCAGGTTTTGGTGACCGCCGTTTCGGGTGGTCAGGCGGTGTCCGCGGATGGCACGATCAGCGCCGGCAACACGGTCACGGTCACTCTCGCGGTGTCGGAGGTCGACGCTCAGGCCATCATCTACGCGCGCGAGTACGCGCAGCTGTGGTTCACGAAACAGAACGAGGAGACGACGCCGAGCACCAACACGCCGTTCACCCTTCAGGAGCTCCTCACGTGA
- a CDS encoding AAA family ATPase has protein sequence MTRVVLIGPDSALEEQSRLLLEDQVVVFPPAETEAVLSRLFRLPVRPQLVVFGPYVTAEQTAELAARLRLTIPSLAVAGSGSEVTPADAAVGISFTLAPGAELEDVDALFVAASDRAARAAAQLSTPRELRPRGEVVVVTAPKGGVGKTTIATNVALVLAAMRPHETVLVDLDLQFGDVAEALALEPTASMADAVGPAASRDVLLVKHALTPHSSGLLVLAAPPSPVHADRITARDIAIVLRQLAQEYAFVVVDTAPGLSEHTLAAIDEAAHVISVTSPDITSVHGLTKELSVLRELSMIPESHQLVLNLMGRGARLAEIEGALGHRVGVVVPRTGAVGRSTNRGVPVVIDSPRDRASGRFRDLATRIAERERPTRSRRSERKDSR, from the coding sequence GTGACCCGCGTTGTTCTCATCGGGCCCGACAGCGCCCTGGAGGAGCAGTCCCGTCTGCTCCTCGAGGACCAGGTGGTCGTGTTCCCGCCCGCCGAAACCGAAGCCGTGCTGAGCCGTCTCTTCCGACTGCCCGTTCGCCCGCAATTGGTAGTTTTTGGCCCTTACGTCACCGCGGAACAGACCGCGGAACTCGCGGCGCGCCTGCGATTGACGATCCCCTCCCTCGCCGTTGCCGGTTCCGGCTCGGAGGTGACCCCCGCCGATGCGGCCGTCGGCATCTCGTTCACCCTCGCTCCGGGGGCGGAACTCGAGGATGTCGACGCGCTCTTCGTCGCGGCATCCGACCGGGCCGCTCGCGCTGCCGCGCAGCTCTCCACACCCCGAGAACTGCGCCCGCGGGGAGAAGTGGTTGTCGTGACGGCGCCGAAGGGTGGCGTCGGCAAAACGACGATCGCGACAAACGTCGCCCTTGTCCTCGCGGCGATGCGCCCGCACGAGACGGTGCTCGTCGACCTCGACCTCCAGTTCGGGGACGTCGCCGAGGCACTCGCTCTCGAGCCGACGGCGTCGATGGCGGATGCCGTGGGCCCCGCCGCCTCGCGCGACGTGCTCCTCGTCAAGCACGCACTCACTCCGCACTCGAGCGGGCTTCTCGTGCTGGCCGCGCCGCCCTCACCCGTGCACGCTGACCGGATCACCGCGCGCGATATCGCGATCGTTCTGCGGCAACTGGCCCAGGAGTACGCCTTTGTCGTCGTGGATACGGCTCCCGGTCTGTCCGAGCACACCCTCGCCGCGATCGACGAAGCAGCCCACGTCATCTCGGTGACGAGCCCCGACATCACGAGCGTCCACGGCCTCACCAAGGAGCTTTCGGTGCTGCGTGAACTGTCGATGATTCCTGAGTCGCATCAGTTGGTGCTCAACCTCATGGGCCGCGGTGCGCGGCTGGCCGAGATCGAGGGCGCACTCGGACACCGTGTCGGAGTGGTGGTGCCGCGCACGGGTGCGGTCGGGCGATCGACCAACCGCGGAGTGCCCGTGGTGATCGATAGCCCTCGGGATCGGGCATCCGGCCGATTCCGGGATCTCGCCACCCGGATTGCCGAACGCGAGCGACCGACGAGGAGTCGCCGTTCCGAACGGAAGGACAGCAGATGA
- a CDS encoding pilus assembly protein TadG-related protein codes for MRRLISGAKDERGASAVFIAMTMTIVLIVAALVVDMGAAISRDAQLQDAADAAALSLAQRCYESPATTDVDGCAADVRAGASATANAIADATVGDGNASVVGEPVFGDGTVTVNLTSTQNALFSWSVGSSGTDVAASATAQWNTAAVALPLAVNSCVLGEPSEETTFIGTGLYGGVETLLSSVGGLIAIFGGTVDLADYVEKVVNCNTNLLAGGWLANMHDDCTFDPNLATYVGASLRKIVAYDSCADVIRGLEGKRVLVPVYDSAVGTAVGSVFGETDIKRFAEIRVTGWDFEGILSSGENLEYYPPGGEDPGCSSDLGELLGLGPGVVSSLLPFVEGLLAEALACQGLQGQVVDDDLTEQEAAEILTPYRLVA; via the coding sequence ATGCGGAGGCTGATCAGCGGCGCTAAAGACGAGCGCGGCGCGAGTGCCGTGTTCATCGCCATGACGATGACGATTGTGCTCATCGTCGCGGCGCTCGTTGTCGACATGGGCGCCGCCATTTCGCGCGATGCACAGTTGCAGGATGCGGCGGATGCTGCAGCACTCTCGCTCGCTCAGCGCTGCTACGAAAGCCCGGCCACAACCGATGTCGACGGGTGCGCCGCGGACGTCCGAGCCGGGGCGAGCGCGACCGCTAATGCGATCGCCGATGCCACGGTCGGAGACGGCAACGCGAGTGTCGTGGGTGAACCGGTATTCGGCGACGGCACCGTGACGGTGAACCTCACGAGCACGCAGAACGCGTTGTTCTCCTGGAGCGTCGGCAGTAGTGGAACGGATGTCGCGGCGAGCGCCACCGCCCAATGGAACACCGCGGCCGTGGCCCTACCCCTCGCGGTGAACTCATGTGTACTCGGTGAACCGAGCGAGGAGACCACCTTCATCGGAACGGGTCTCTACGGGGGTGTTGAAACGCTGCTCTCCTCTGTCGGCGGACTGATTGCGATTTTCGGTGGCACGGTCGACCTCGCCGATTACGTGGAGAAGGTCGTCAACTGCAACACGAATCTGCTTGCGGGGGGCTGGCTCGCAAACATGCACGACGACTGCACGTTCGATCCCAACCTTGCGACGTACGTGGGGGCGAGCTTGCGCAAGATTGTCGCCTACGACTCATGTGCGGACGTGATCCGTGGACTCGAGGGCAAACGGGTACTCGTGCCGGTGTACGACAGCGCGGTGGGAACAGCCGTCGGATCCGTGTTTGGAGAGACCGACATTAAACGCTTCGCCGAGATCCGCGTCACGGGCTGGGACTTCGAGGGGATCCTGAGTTCGGGCGAGAACCTCGAGTATTACCCGCCCGGCGGGGAGGACCCCGGATGCAGTAGCGACCTCGGGGAGTTGCTAGGTCTAGGTCCGGGAGTTGTTAGCTCGCTGTTGCCCTTTGTCGAGGGCCTTCTCGCGGAGGCTCTTGCCTGCCAAGGCCTTCAGGGTCAGGTCGTTGACGACGATCTCACCGAGCAAGAAGCCGCCGAAATCTTAACCCCCTACCGCCTCGTCGCCTAA
- a CDS encoding MarR family winged helix-turn-helix transcriptional regulator: MTDVDPLALDRQVCFALAATSRAVIGLYRPVLEPLGLTHPQYLVMLALWERSPRTVRDLATTLYLEPATLSPLLKRLEEAGLVTRGRNANDERALDVSLTDEGRALRARAQAVPGHVVERLGVSVSELEGIRDSLTALLGRVAQV; encoded by the coding sequence ATGACGGATGTCGACCCGCTCGCCCTCGACCGCCAAGTGTGTTTCGCCCTCGCCGCGACCTCGCGAGCGGTCATCGGGCTGTATCGCCCCGTGCTGGAACCCCTCGGGCTCACCCACCCCCAGTACCTCGTCATGCTCGCGTTGTGGGAGCGCAGCCCCCGCACCGTTCGCGACCTCGCCACCACGCTCTACCTGGAGCCCGCAACCCTCTCCCCCCTGCTCAAACGACTCGAAGAAGCCGGACTCGTCACGCGCGGCCGGAACGCCAACGACGAACGAGCGCTCGATGTATCCCTCACCGACGAAGGGCGAGCACTGCGGGCACGGGCGCAGGCCGTGCCCGGGCACGTGGTCGAACGACTCGGGGTCTCCGTGAGCGAGTTGGAGGGCATCCGGGATTCGCTCACCGCTCTGCTTGGTCGCGTCGCTCAGGTGTAG
- a CDS encoding Flp family type IVb pilin produces the protein MFIRTFDRIRSRLVRDETGATAVEYGLIVGLIAVVLVVAVAGLSGALGNMFGGIEDVLNNNVPAEEPPATP, from the coding sequence ATGTTCATACGCACATTCGACCGCATTCGTTCGCGGCTCGTTCGGGATGAGACCGGCGCCACAGCGGTGGAGTACGGGCTGATCGTCGGCCTGATCGCCGTTGTACTCGTGGTCGCCGTGGCGGGACTTTCCGGCGCTCTTGGCAACATGTTCGGCGGCATCGAAGACGTACTCAACAACAACGTGCCGGCCGAAGAGCCTCCGGCAACGCCATAA
- a CDS encoding CpaF family protein yields MSLSDRLDAARNRRAAPPLVNTSFTPPVLPPPPAAPTEPEAGVPDVAEPETAESQAAIAPEVEHEPAVPPQSEPSTAGESESPHEDVPPPVTSIPAFTAPPSAPPAPPVAATPVATPPTAEPEESREYVELRQQISDILTDRIGTRINDARLSESELDAAVRRELASIIDERGAWLGESERLRLIRELADEALGLGPLQALLDDPTVSEIMVNGHDHVYVERRGRLHRVPVAFRSEDRLRRVIERIVSRVGRRIDESSPLVDARLPDGSRVNAIIPPLAVGGPSLTIRKFAEEPFTAGDLVSLGTLNTDMVDLLSACVRARLNVVISGGTGTGKTTLLNVLSSFIPSDERIVTIEDSVELQLQQDHVVRLESRPANLENRGEVTIRDLVRNSLRMRPDRIVVGECRGGEALDMLQAMNTGHDGSLSTIHANSPRDAISRLETLALMAGMELPHRAIREQIASAVDLVIHITRLRDGTRRVTHVTEVLGMENDIITLQDVFTFDFSAGVDASGRFLGVPKSTGIRPRFLSRFDELGVPFASSAFLGEDRAFDERREW; encoded by the coding sequence ATGAGTCTCTCTGATCGCCTGGATGCCGCACGCAACCGCCGCGCGGCACCGCCGCTGGTGAACACGTCGTTCACTCCTCCCGTGCTGCCACCCCCGCCGGCCGCGCCGACTGAACCGGAAGCCGGTGTACCCGACGTCGCCGAACCGGAAACCGCCGAGTCGCAAGCCGCAATCGCACCCGAGGTCGAGCACGAGCCCGCTGTGCCTCCGCAATCCGAGCCATCGACCGCTGGCGAGTCCGAGTCGCCCCACGAGGACGTACCGCCGCCGGTGACGTCCATCCCTGCCTTCACCGCACCGCCCTCGGCACCTCCCGCACCGCCGGTTGCTGCCACCCCGGTTGCCACGCCGCCGACGGCCGAGCCCGAGGAATCACGCGAGTACGTGGAATTACGCCAGCAGATCTCCGACATCCTCACCGATCGCATCGGCACACGCATCAACGATGCGCGACTGAGCGAGTCGGAGCTGGACGCGGCCGTGCGTCGCGAACTCGCGTCGATCATCGATGAGCGCGGAGCGTGGCTCGGTGAAAGCGAGCGACTGCGCCTCATCCGGGAACTCGCCGACGAAGCGCTGGGGCTCGGACCCCTCCAGGCGCTCCTCGATGACCCCACCGTGAGCGAGATCATGGTCAACGGCCACGATCACGTCTACGTGGAACGACGCGGGCGACTCCACCGCGTTCCCGTCGCCTTCCGCAGCGAGGACCGATTACGCCGTGTCATCGAACGAATCGTGTCCCGCGTCGGCCGTCGCATTGACGAATCGTCGCCGCTCGTCGACGCCCGACTGCCCGACGGCTCGCGCGTGAACGCGATCATCCCGCCGCTCGCGGTGGGCGGACCGTCGCTGACGATCCGCAAGTTCGCCGAGGAACCGTTCACCGCCGGCGACCTCGTGAGCCTCGGCACCCTCAACACCGACATGGTCGACCTGCTCAGTGCGTGTGTGCGCGCTCGCCTCAATGTGGTCATCTCAGGTGGCACCGGAACGGGTAAGACGACACTCCTCAACGTGCTCTCGTCGTTCATCCCCAGCGATGAGCGCATCGTGACGATCGAGGATTCCGTCGAACTGCAACTGCAACAGGACCACGTCGTGCGCCTCGAGTCGCGGCCGGCCAACCTGGAGAACCGCGGCGAGGTCACGATTCGCGACCTCGTGCGCAACTCACTGCGTATGCGCCCCGACCGTATCGTCGTTGGCGAATGCCGCGGCGGCGAAGCGCTCGACATGCTCCAGGCGATGAATACCGGGCACGACGGCTCGCTCTCGACGATCCACGCCAACTCGCCGCGCGACGCCATCTCGCGACTCGAGACCCTCGCGCTCATGGCCGGCATGGAGTTGCCGCACCGCGCCATCCGCGAGCAGATCGCGTCGGCCGTCGACCTCGTCATCCACATCACGCGCCTCCGCGACGGCACCAGGAGGGTGACACACGTCACCGAGGTGCTCGGCATGGAGAACGACATCATTACCCTGCAGGATGTCTTCACCTTCGACTTCTCGGCGGGGGTGGATGCGTCGGGCCGGTTCCTCGGTGTACCGAAGAGCACGGGCATCCGACCCCGCTTCCTCTCCCGTTTCGACGAGTTGGGTGTGCCCTTCGCTTCTTCGGCGTTCCTCGGCGAGGATCGTGCGTTCGACGAACGTCGGGAGTGGTGA
- a CDS encoding TadE/TadG family type IV pilus assembly protein has translation MKQPGSARKNQGDSESGAAAVEFALVLPVLLIVLLGIIEFGAAYNAQLLLTNAAREAARSYSITADETAAVAAASTATEVIGLPLTASDIDFAVTPNGVCSSPAMLTVTVTVQKPLLTGFFGATLPLSGKATRQCGG, from the coding sequence GTGAAGCAACCGGGGAGCGCGCGCAAGAATCAAGGGGATTCCGAGAGCGGGGCTGCCGCGGTCGAGTTCGCCCTCGTGCTGCCGGTGCTGCTCATCGTGCTGCTCGGCATCATCGAGTTCGGCGCGGCGTACAACGCGCAATTACTGCTGACGAACGCCGCCAGGGAGGCTGCTCGGTCGTACTCGATCACGGCCGACGAAACAGCCGCGGTTGCGGCAGCGTCGACCGCCACCGAGGTCATCGGTTTGCCGCTCACAGCGAGCGACATCGACTTCGCTGTCACCCCGAACGGTGTGTGCTCCAGTCCCGCGATGCTGACTGTCACCGTCACGGTACAAAAACCGCTCCTGACCGGCTTCTTCGGCGCAACATTGCCGCTCAGCGGAAAGGCAACCCGGCAATGCGGAGGCTGA
- a CDS encoding prepilin peptidase has product MTENDVPSGGVEHTSVPTAPRYRAVAWIGGTAVAIALTAVSVARMPGSPVLLVLAPFAVVSVVLAAIDLRRRIIPNRIVLPSLVIVLVLGATAALLDDHPLRAVWMLAGSAALFVIYLVPAVVAPGSVGFGDVKLAAVVGAVLGIFGLQVWFWGAIAGFFVGALMGLVGMAIRRLTLRSRIPFAPAMLVGAWLAVLIVAL; this is encoded by the coding sequence ATGACCGAAAATGACGTCCCCTCGGGCGGGGTCGAGCATACCTCGGTTCCCACGGCCCCGCGATACCGGGCGGTCGCGTGGATCGGGGGCACCGCCGTTGCGATCGCGCTGACGGCCGTTTCCGTCGCGCGGATGCCGGGTTCGCCCGTCCTGCTCGTGCTCGCGCCTTTCGCGGTCGTGAGCGTTGTGCTCGCCGCGATCGACCTCCGTCGGCGCATCATCCCGAACCGCATCGTGCTGCCGAGCCTCGTAATCGTGCTCGTTCTCGGGGCGACCGCAGCACTCCTCGACGACCATCCGCTCCGCGCGGTGTGGATGCTCGCCGGATCCGCCGCGCTGTTCGTGATCTACCTCGTACCGGCGGTGGTGGCTCCCGGTTCGGTCGGTTTCGGGGACGTCAAACTTGCCGCTGTCGTCGGCGCGGTGCTCGGGATCTTTGGTCTCCAGGTGTGGTTCTGGGGCGCCATTGCTGGGTTCTTCGTCGGTGCACTGATGGGTCTCGTTGGGATGGCCATCCGGCGGCTCACCCTCCGCTCTCGCATCCCCTTCGCGCCCGCGATGCTCGTGGGGGCCTGGTTGGCGGTGCTCATCGTCGCGCTGTGA
- a CDS encoding bile acid:sodium symporter family protein, producing the protein MGSALTTIALPIALGIIMLGLGLSLTPRDFTRIARHPKAVIIALVCQLVLLPLVAFGLVIVFALPPVLAVGMMLLAASPGGTTANLYSHLFRGDIALNISLTALNSIIAVVTLPVIVNLSIAYFQPGDGSVGFQFAKALEVFAIVLLPVAIGMLVRWWRPTFAARMDRPVRVASVVILVIVIAGAVVANLQPLLDNIAALAGVTVLFCLLSLTLGFLVPRAFRVSREQAVASSFEIGIHNATLAIVIAQTVLGNFEMSLPGAVYGVLMFFIAAAFGFAIRGRGPQGSESAVAPSGARDD; encoded by the coding sequence ATGGGATCAGCGTTGACCACCATCGCGCTTCCGATCGCGCTCGGAATCATCATGCTGGGCCTCGGGCTAAGCCTCACCCCGCGCGACTTCACGCGAATCGCGCGGCACCCGAAAGCCGTCATCATCGCGCTCGTGTGCCAGCTCGTACTGCTGCCCCTCGTTGCCTTCGGGCTCGTGATCGTCTTCGCCCTGCCACCCGTGCTCGCTGTCGGCATGATGCTGCTCGCGGCGTCGCCCGGCGGTACAACGGCCAACCTCTACAGCCACCTCTTCCGTGGCGACATCGCGCTCAACATCTCTCTCACCGCGCTCAACTCGATCATCGCCGTCGTCACACTGCCGGTGATCGTGAACCTGTCGATCGCGTACTTCCAGCCGGGCGACGGCTCCGTCGGCTTCCAGTTCGCCAAGGCGCTCGAGGTATTCGCCATCGTGCTGCTACCGGTCGCGATCGGGATGCTCGTGCGCTGGTGGCGGCCGACATTCGCCGCGAGGATGGATCGTCCGGTGCGCGTCGCCTCCGTCGTCATCCTCGTCATCGTGATCGCGGGAGCCGTGGTCGCGAACCTGCAGCCACTGTTGGACAACATCGCGGCCCTCGCGGGAGTCACGGTGTTGTTCTGCCTGCTGAGCCTCACCCTGGGATTCCTCGTGCCACGCGCGTTTCGCGTCAGTCGCGAGCAGGCCGTCGCGAGTTCGTTCGAGATCGGCATCCACAATGCGACACTCGCGATCGTGATCGCGCAGACCGTTCTGGGTAACTTCGAGATGAGTCTCCCCGGAGCCGTCTACGGCGTGCTCATGTTCTTCATCGCGGCCGCGTTCGGGTTCGCCATCCGGGGTCGCGGCCCGCAGGGTTCCGAAAGCGCTGTTGCGCCTAGTGGGGCGCGAGACGACTAG
- a CDS encoding type II secretion system F family protein codes for MTPLLAGLLLLFVAAAIVILLVARPRSQAPGYAAERLRQWGRTASERTDDAVRRRGLGIVERVELSGLHVSAGAVVLLAATAAAGAVVLGIVIALARPSFVAWVLPVVLPAVVVVGVRLFLDYRIDRRRAAFSEQLEGTLQLLASGLRAGHSLQRAVDSVSTDSASPTAEEFTRVINEHRLGRPLSDAFLGVAERMKSDDLAWTAQAVAIHREVGGNLSEVLDHVADTIRERQQIRRQVATLSSEGRVSAIVLMVLPVGVALLLSVVSPGYLSLFVTTPLGFALLGLCLILFIVGSLWLRSITRIRF; via the coding sequence ATGACCCCACTGCTCGCAGGGCTCCTGTTGCTCTTCGTCGCCGCCGCCATCGTCATCCTGCTCGTGGCGCGGCCGCGGTCCCAGGCACCCGGATACGCGGCGGAACGCCTGCGCCAGTGGGGCCGCACGGCATCCGAGCGAACGGATGACGCGGTGCGGCGTCGCGGCCTCGGCATCGTCGAACGTGTCGAGCTGTCCGGTCTCCACGTGAGCGCGGGAGCGGTGGTGTTGCTCGCCGCGACCGCGGCTGCGGGCGCCGTCGTCCTGGGTATCGTGATCGCTCTCGCGCGGCCCTCGTTCGTGGCTTGGGTTCTTCCCGTCGTGCTCCCGGCCGTCGTGGTGGTCGGCGTTCGGTTGTTCCTCGACTACCGGATCGACCGGCGACGGGCAGCCTTCAGCGAGCAGCTCGAGGGCACACTCCAGCTGCTCGCCAGTGGTCTGCGTGCCGGCCACAGTCTGCAGCGCGCCGTCGACTCGGTGAGCACGGATTCGGCGAGCCCGACCGCCGAAGAGTTCACGCGAGTCATCAACGAGCATCGCCTCGGACGCCCCCTCAGCGATGCGTTCCTCGGTGTCGCGGAACGAATGAAAAGCGATGACCTCGCCTGGACGGCACAAGCGGTGGCCATCCACCGCGAGGTCGGCGGAAATCTCAGTGAGGTGCTCGACCACGTCGCCGACACCATTCGGGAGCGCCAGCAGATTCGCCGGCAGGTGGCAACCCTCAGCTCGGAGGGACGCGTGTCGGCGATCGTGCTCATGGTGCTGCCCGTGGGTGTCGCGCTGCTGCTCAGCGTGGTGTCACCCGGATACCTGAGCCTCTTCGTGACGACACCCCTCGGCTTCGCCCTCCTCGGGCTCTGCCTCATCCTGTTCATCGTCGGCAGCCTGTGGCTGCGGTCCATCACGAGGATCAGGTTCTGA
- a CDS encoding type II secretion system F family protein, translated as MDVILPFLGPLLLVAAVPLVVLAVLPSGGRPSRLAAYRPAKTTPPPFAPRALIERMERNLQLAGLATQWSLRTLVIAKLVLLAVALVVATLLVLWMPTATIILVAVIVVIVSYFVPDLIVWGRARERQDTIQLELADTLDQILISVEAGLGLETAIERAGRHGRGPLAAELARTVQDMRVGASRREAYSALAARTEVVDLQRFARAIMQADEYGVSIGNVVRTQAKDLRAKRRQRAEEKAMRVPVQVLFPLMFCILPVLFIVVLAPAVANLLSSFAAL; from the coding sequence GTGGACGTCATCCTGCCCTTCCTCGGCCCGCTCCTCCTCGTGGCCGCCGTTCCCCTGGTGGTGCTCGCCGTGCTCCCGAGTGGCGGCCGGCCCTCGCGTCTCGCGGCCTACCGGCCGGCCAAAACGACTCCGCCGCCCTTCGCACCGCGCGCCCTCATCGAGCGCATGGAACGTAACCTCCAGCTCGCGGGGCTCGCAACGCAGTGGTCGCTGCGCACGCTCGTCATCGCGAAGCTCGTGCTGCTGGCCGTCGCGCTGGTGGTCGCGACGCTCCTCGTGCTGTGGATGCCGACCGCGACGATCATCCTCGTGGCGGTCATCGTTGTCATCGTCTCCTACTTCGTGCCCGACCTCATCGTGTGGGGGCGGGCTCGCGAGCGGCAGGACACCATTCAGCTCGAACTCGCTGACACCCTCGATCAGATCCTCATCTCGGTCGAGGCGGGTCTCGGTCTTGAAACCGCCATCGAGCGCGCCGGGCGGCACGGTCGCGGGCCGCTCGCCGCCGAGCTCGCGCGCACCGTACAAGACATGCGGGTGGGGGCATCCCGCCGCGAGGCGTACTCGGCGCTCGCCGCGCGCACCGAGGTTGTCGACCTGCAGCGCTTCGCGCGAGCGATCATGCAGGCGGACGAATACGGGGTGTCGATCGGCAACGTCGTGCGCACGCAGGCCAAGGACCTGCGTGCCAAGCGCCGTCAGCGCGCCGAGGAGAAGGCGATGCGGGTTCCCGTACAGGTGCTCTTCCCGCTTATGTTCTGCATCCTGCCGGTGCTCTTCATCGTTGTGCTCGCGCCCGCTGTCGCCAACCTGCTCTCGTCGTTCGCCGCGCTGTGA
- a CDS encoding HAD hydrolase-like protein, whose protein sequence is MTSPYTCILFDLDGTIADSAPGITASLGYVFEKLGLPVPSQPELREWVGPPLLDAFRDRAGMTPEESAVALAIYREHYISRGTKSSPIFDGIPAVLHAIHDAGVPLALATSKPEFPASVILDHGNLTQLFRVLSGASIDEIRSAKKDVIAEAITRFRMVGVDVSRPIMVGDRDYDVEGAAVHGIPTIFVEWGYGSSAESEGAIATVASPSELIPLLLG, encoded by the coding sequence ATGACAAGCCCGTACACCTGCATCCTGTTCGATCTCGATGGAACCATCGCCGATTCCGCGCCCGGCATCACCGCGTCGCTCGGTTACGTCTTCGAGAAGCTCGGACTGCCCGTTCCGAGCCAACCCGAGCTGCGCGAATGGGTCGGCCCTCCCCTGCTCGACGCGTTCCGCGATCGCGCCGGGATGACCCCAGAAGAATCCGCGGTTGCGCTCGCGATCTACCGCGAGCACTACATCTCACGCGGCACCAAGTCGAGCCCCATCTTCGATGGCATCCCCGCGGTTTTGCACGCGATCCACGACGCCGGGGTGCCGCTGGCGCTCGCAACGTCGAAGCCCGAGTTCCCGGCATCCGTCATCCTCGATCACGGCAACCTCACCCAGCTCTTCCGTGTGCTCTCGGGCGCGTCGATCGACGAAATCCGGTCCGCGAAGAAGGACGTCATCGCCGAGGCGATCACCCGGTTCCGGATGGTCGGTGTCGACGTTTCACGCCCGATCATGGTCGGCGACCGAGACTACGACGTCGAGGGTGCGGCGGTCCACGGGATCCCGACGATCTTCGTCGAGTGGGGCTACGGCTCGTCCGCCGAGAGCGAGGGTGCGATCGCGACGGTCGCCTCGCCGAGCGAACTCATCCCGTTGCTTCTGGGCTGA